ATCCCCCCTTAATTTGTTTCCTAACCTGCAATAATCTTGCTATTAATCGTAATAGAGGACCTACGGTAAAACCAATAACGCTAACGAACAAATAAGACCTATCATACGTCTTATCGATGATACTCATTATGGAGACCACGGTGTATGCTGTACCAAGAAGTATCAAGGCAGAACCCCAACGTCGAAGGCTTGATATTATATCCTTTCTCGAAGCTTTATCTTTCATTCGTACGCCTTTATCCTAGATAGAATTTACCAAGTGCTCTAGGCTACCGTAGTTGATAAACACCAATACGTATAATGTAGTATCCTTGGTTTTTCAACCAACCTTTCTTTATTGTTTCAGTAACTGCGCCTATAAGACCTGAAAGTCCAAGATCTTTTACGGTAGGCAGTTTGTCTAGCCCATATCTCTTGAGAACAAGCAGTACTGCAATAGATTCAACAGCTGTTACAGTACTAACAGAAATGCCTACAAACTGGATTCCATTAGCGTGCCATTTTCTTTTACCATGAACTATAGGCACCCAATAACCGCCAGTCTCAAAAAAGCCAGTAGAGTACCAGATCGGTCCGATATGATTGTGCCTAACTTCTCGGCCATTGTACC
The Bacillota bacterium DNA segment above includes these coding regions:
- a CDS encoding RHS repeat-associated core domain-containing protein, translated to DKETGLYFLKSRYYDPEIGRFTSKDRFAGFENRPASQNPYTYCEGDPVNRVDPEGLHYYWYNGREVRHNHIGPIWYSTGFFETGGYWVPIVHGKRKWHANGIQFVGISVSTVTAVESIAVLLVLKRYGLDKLPTVKDLGLSGLIGAVTETIKKGWLKNQGYYIIRIGVYQLR